In Synechococcus sp. KORDI-100, a single window of DNA contains:
- a CDS encoding pirin-like bicupin family protein, whose product MRFRPSAERFHSQLDWLDSWHSFSFSYHFDPGWIGFGPLRVINDDTVAAGRGFGMHPHKDMEIVTVMVQGQINHRDSMGHSEVLKAGEVQRMSAGTGVVHSEMNLGQEACRFLQIWIEPDQRDLKPAYEQKPFSIGRDWTALLDPSGRDAAMAISQTLFLWRAKPKPGDDLSVPDQGGSMLWLQLIDGALSWSSQQGEPATLVKGDGVGVHRDDPRLQRLQGADSGADVLLFAMNG is encoded by the coding sequence GTGAGATTTCGACCATCCGCCGAGCGATTTCACAGCCAGCTTGACTGGCTGGATTCATGGCACAGCTTTTCCTTTTCCTATCACTTCGATCCTGGCTGGATAGGCTTTGGTCCGCTTCGCGTGATCAACGACGACACCGTTGCAGCCGGTCGAGGCTTCGGGATGCATCCCCACAAGGACATGGAAATCGTGACCGTGATGGTGCAAGGCCAGATCAATCACCGTGACTCGATGGGCCACAGCGAAGTGCTCAAAGCCGGGGAAGTCCAGAGGATGAGTGCCGGCACCGGCGTGGTGCACAGCGAAATGAATCTGGGTCAGGAGGCATGCCGTTTTTTACAGATCTGGATCGAACCGGATCAACGCGATCTCAAACCTGCCTATGAACAGAAACCGTTCAGCATCGGACGGGACTGGACAGCTCTTCTGGATCCATCGGGACGAGACGCGGCCATGGCCATCTCTCAGACCCTTTTCCTTTGGAGAGCCAAACCGAAGCCTGGCGACGACCTCTCAGTGCCGGATCAGGGCGGTTCGATGCTGTGGCTGCAGCTGATCGATGGCGCTCTCAGCTGGTCATCCCAGCAGGGAGAACCTGCAACCCTGGTGAAAGGAGATGGCGTGGGAGTGCATCGTGATGACCCACGCCTCCAGCGGCTGCAGGGGGCTGATTCCGGTGCTGACGTCCTGTTGTTCGCGATGAACGGTTAA
- a CDS encoding NAD(P)H-dependent oxidoreductase: MSQGGPDLLAIAASNGENLKLAQQFVDAAAARDAAAELLDLTLLDLPVFTPRTKKDIPPSGLSELEQRLFSAPRWVICAPEYNGSIPPVLSNAIAWLSVQGDDFRALFNGRPVGIASVSGGGGMEVLLSMRIQLTHLGAQVVGRQLQSNKSKPPRQESVDDLVDRLLQLHPLIL, encoded by the coding sequence ATGAGCCAGGGAGGTCCCGATCTGCTCGCCATCGCTGCGAGCAACGGCGAGAACCTGAAACTCGCCCAGCAGTTCGTCGACGCCGCTGCCGCCCGCGACGCCGCCGCGGAGCTTCTTGATCTCACCCTGCTCGACCTTCCCGTCTTCACACCACGGACGAAGAAAGACATCCCCCCCAGCGGCCTGAGTGAACTGGAGCAACGTCTGTTCAGTGCTCCACGCTGGGTGATCTGCGCGCCGGAATACAACGGCTCGATCCCTCCTGTGCTCAGCAATGCGATCGCCTGGCTGTCCGTTCAAGGAGACGATTTCCGTGCCTTGTTCAATGGCCGACCCGTCGGCATCGCCAGCGTCTCCGGAGGCGGTGGCATGGAAGTGCTGCTCTCGATGCGCATTCAGCTCACACACCTTGGTGCACAGGTGGTGGGCCGACAGCTACAAAGCAACAAGTCCAAGCCGCCACGTCAGGAAAGCGTGGATGATCTCGTGGACCGCCTGCTGCAACTCCATCCGTTGATTCTGTGA
- a CDS encoding Hsp20/alpha crystallin family protein — protein MLTLRQSPFDLFERLEQQMATAERIPQAEVIDGDGAYTVRLELPGVERDSIEVKATDRTLMVSAERKAAVEADNQQPALLSEFRTGTWSRSFRFSSGLDRDQLKATYRDGILEITAGKAVSHTSVTVKVES, from the coding sequence ATGCTGACCCTGCGCCAATCCCCCTTCGATCTGTTCGAGCGACTCGAGCAGCAAATGGCCACCGCTGAGCGCATCCCCCAGGCCGAAGTGATCGACGGTGACGGTGCCTACACCGTTCGCCTCGAACTTCCTGGCGTCGAACGGGATTCCATTGAGGTGAAAGCCACGGACCGCACTCTGATGGTGAGTGCCGAACGCAAAGCCGCCGTCGAAGCCGACAACCAACAACCGGCTCTGCTGAGTGAGTTCCGCACCGGGACCTGGAGCCGCAGCTTCCGCTTCTCAAGCGGTCTCGACCGAGACCAGCTCAAGGCCACCTACCGCGACGGAATTCTGGAAATCACCGCTGGCAAGGCCGTCAGCCACACCAGCGTGACGGTGAAGGTCGAGAGCTGA
- a CDS encoding diflavin flavoprotein: MTASATATTTAIRQTITLPIDPGAVSLRSLSQQRSRFELEYALERGSTANSFLFEGDEHHAAVLVHPPGAAYGDVFLPALAAAMPDHSRSLQVVVGHVNPNRVALLRELAATYTRLELIASNAGAKVMKELWTLRKPTPPGESSEAPPLPDLPPIRTIRHEQGTPLSHGRTLMLLPAPTPRWPGGLLAFEERLGLLMSDKFFSAHVCTEDWAESNRSSTEEERRHFYDCLMAPMARQVDTLVDRLEDLDIRTIAPGHGPAIETSWRSLLSDYHRWGESHQQASLNVLLLFASAYGNTAAIADALAQGIGRTGIRVNSLNCEFTPANELVDAIQLSDAVLIGSPTLGGHAPTPIVSALGTLLAEGDRSKPVGVFGSFGWSGEAVDLLENKLRDGGFSFGFEPIRVKFSPDAARVKQLEETGTRFGRELLKIQKRAQRRSAGGLSESRSDPAVVALGRVLGSLCVLTTRKGDLSGAMVASWVSQASFSPPGITVAVAKDRAVEALLHKGDRFALNVLAEGRETALMKQFLQPFEPGADRFAGLELETSPAEQPLLPAALAWLDGEVKQRMECGDHWLLYAQVNHGGLFDAEGSTAVHQRRSGANY; the protein is encoded by the coding sequence ATGACAGCGTCAGCGACAGCAACCACGACAGCCATACGGCAAACGATCACCCTGCCCATCGACCCAGGGGCTGTCAGCCTGCGCAGCCTGAGCCAGCAACGCAGCCGCTTCGAGCTGGAATACGCCCTGGAACGTGGCAGCACGGCCAACAGCTTCCTGTTCGAGGGAGATGAACACCACGCCGCTGTTCTGGTTCACCCCCCAGGTGCTGCCTATGGAGACGTGTTTCTTCCAGCCCTGGCAGCGGCGATGCCTGATCACAGCCGAAGCCTCCAAGTGGTGGTCGGCCATGTGAACCCCAATCGGGTCGCCCTGCTGCGTGAGCTCGCAGCGACTTACACACGCCTTGAGCTGATCGCATCCAATGCCGGCGCCAAGGTGATGAAGGAATTGTGGACTCTGCGCAAGCCAACCCCTCCAGGAGAGTCGTCAGAGGCGCCACCACTGCCGGATCTACCCCCGATTCGCACCATCCGGCATGAGCAGGGCACGCCGCTCAGTCATGGACGCACCCTGATGCTGCTGCCGGCCCCGACACCCCGCTGGCCGGGAGGACTGCTGGCATTTGAAGAACGCCTCGGACTGCTGATGAGCGACAAGTTCTTCAGTGCCCATGTCTGCACTGAAGACTGGGCCGAAAGCAACCGCAGCAGCACCGAAGAGGAGCGCCGCCATTTCTACGACTGCCTGATGGCCCCGATGGCGCGGCAGGTGGACACCCTCGTGGACCGCCTGGAAGACCTCGACATCCGCACGATCGCACCAGGGCACGGGCCAGCCATCGAAACGAGCTGGAGAAGTTTGCTGAGTGACTACCACCGATGGGGGGAAAGCCATCAGCAGGCAAGTCTCAACGTGTTGCTGTTGTTTGCCAGCGCCTACGGCAACACTGCGGCGATCGCAGATGCGCTGGCCCAGGGGATCGGCCGCACCGGCATCCGGGTGAACAGCCTCAACTGCGAATTCACGCCAGCCAACGAACTGGTGGATGCAATCCAGCTGTCGGACGCCGTCCTGATCGGATCTCCCACCCTTGGCGGTCATGCTCCAACCCCCATCGTGTCTGCCCTGGGGACCTTGCTGGCCGAGGGAGACCGCAGCAAACCCGTTGGTGTCTTCGGCAGCTTCGGCTGGAGCGGAGAAGCGGTGGATCTGCTCGAAAACAAATTGCGGGATGGCGGCTTCTCGTTCGGTTTCGAACCCATTCGGGTGAAATTCAGTCCTGATGCTGCTCGGGTGAAGCAGCTTGAAGAAACCGGTACCCGCTTTGGACGTGAGCTCCTCAAAATCCAGAAGCGTGCCCAGCGACGTTCAGCTGGTGGCTTGAGTGAAAGCCGCAGTGACCCTGCCGTGGTTGCCCTCGGTCGCGTGCTCGGATCCCTCTGCGTGCTGACGACGCGCAAAGGCGACCTGAGTGGCGCCATGGTGGCCAGCTGGGTGAGCCAAGCGAGCTTCTCTCCTCCGGGGATCACGGTGGCCGTCGCCAAGGACCGTGCCGTGGAAGCCCTGCTGCACAAGGGCGATCGCTTCGCCTTGAACGTGCTGGCCGAAGGTCGCGAAACCGCCCTGATGAAGCAGTTCCTGCAACCGTTCGAACCCGGTGCAGATCGCTTCGCAGGCCTTGAACTGGAGACCAGCCCCGCCGAGCAGCCACTGCTTCCAGCGGCTCTGGCCTGGCTCGATGGAGAGGTGAAACAACGGATGGAATGCGGCGACCACTGGCTTCTGTATGCCCAGGTCAACCATGGCGGCCTGTTTGATGCCGAGGGCTCCACTGCCGTGCACCAACGGCGCAGCGGCGCGAACTACTGA
- a CDS encoding diflavin flavoprotein: MVVAPAAPKLSLQCEAIAADTTTIRSLDWDRSRFDIEFGLRNGTTYNAFLVRGERTALIDTSHAKFRKTWIPLLKDQIDPAAIDVLIVSHTEPDHSGLIGDLIDLNPEIEIVGSKVALHFLKDQVHRPFRSRAVKSGEELDLGTNPDSGIQHRFEFLSAPNLHWPDTIFSFDHGTSILYTCDAFGLHYCTDDIFDADPGAIAPDFRFYYDCLMGPNARSVLQALKRMDGLPEINTIAVGHGPLLRHHLSHWISDYREWSGQRSKGESYAAICYLSQYGFSDRISQAIAHGVGKADAQVQLVDLRATDPQELTALIGEAKAVVVPTWPSEPDADLQASIGTLLAALQPKQLVGVYDAFGGNDEPIDAVADQLRSQGQKQAFSPLRIKQLPQGSDYQRCEESGTDLGQLLTKEKTIAAMKSLDGDLDKALGRISGGLYVVTASQGDGEGRRRGAMVASWVSQASFSPPGLTVAVAKDRAIEALMQVGDRFVLNVLRQDNHQPLLRHFLKRFPPGADRFAGVNVLDGVAEGGPVLGDALAYLGCRVEQRLEGPDHWIIYAVVEQGNVADTDASTAVHHRKVGNHY, translated from the coding sequence ATGGTCGTCGCTCCAGCCGCTCCGAAGCTGTCGCTGCAGTGCGAGGCCATCGCCGCCGACACCACCACGATTCGATCCCTCGACTGGGATCGCAGCCGCTTTGACATTGAATTCGGGCTGCGCAACGGCACCACCTACAACGCCTTTCTGGTGCGGGGGGAACGCACGGCCCTGATCGACACCAGCCACGCCAAATTCCGCAAGACCTGGATTCCGCTCCTCAAAGATCAGATCGATCCAGCCGCGATCGATGTGTTGATCGTGAGCCACACGGAACCTGACCATTCCGGCCTGATCGGAGACCTGATCGATCTCAATCCCGAGATCGAAATCGTGGGCTCGAAGGTGGCGCTGCATTTCCTCAAGGACCAGGTGCACAGGCCGTTCAGATCCCGTGCGGTGAAGTCGGGCGAGGAACTGGATCTCGGCACCAATCCCGACAGCGGCATCCAGCACCGCTTCGAATTCCTCAGCGCTCCGAATCTGCACTGGCCGGACACGATCTTCTCCTTCGATCACGGCACAAGCATCCTCTACACCTGCGACGCCTTCGGCCTGCATTACTGCACCGACGACATCTTCGACGCCGACCCCGGGGCCATCGCCCCCGATTTCCGCTTCTACTACGACTGCCTGATGGGTCCCAATGCCCGCAGCGTGCTGCAAGCGCTCAAGCGCATGGATGGTCTGCCGGAGATCAACACCATTGCCGTGGGACACGGCCCCCTGTTGCGGCATCACCTCAGCCACTGGATCAGCGATTACCGCGAATGGAGTGGCCAGCGCAGCAAGGGAGAGAGCTATGCAGCGATCTGCTACCTCAGCCAATACGGATTTTCCGATCGAATCAGCCAGGCCATCGCCCACGGCGTGGGCAAGGCGGACGCCCAGGTGCAGCTCGTGGACCTGCGGGCCACCGATCCCCAGGAACTCACTGCACTGATCGGCGAAGCCAAGGCGGTGGTGGTACCCACCTGGCCATCGGAACCGGATGCCGACCTGCAAGCCTCGATCGGCACCCTGCTGGCGGCCCTGCAACCCAAGCAACTGGTCGGCGTCTATGACGCCTTCGGCGGCAACGATGAACCGATCGATGCGGTCGCCGATCAACTGCGCAGCCAGGGGCAGAAACAGGCGTTCAGCCCCCTGCGGATCAAACAACTGCCCCAGGGGAGTGATTACCAACGTTGTGAGGAGTCCGGCACGGACCTTGGCCAGCTGCTCACCAAGGAGAAGACGATCGCAGCGATGAAAAGCCTTGACGGTGACCTCGACAAGGCCCTCGGGCGGATTAGCGGTGGCCTCTATGTGGTGACCGCCAGCCAGGGTGACGGTGAAGGGCGCCGGCGTGGCGCCATGGTGGCCAGCTGGGTGAGTCAGGCGAGCTTCTCACCACCGGGGCTCACGGTTGCCGTTGCCAAGGACCGAGCGATCGAAGCCCTGATGCAGGTGGGTGATCGCTTCGTGCTGAATGTGCTGCGCCAGGACAATCACCAGCCTCTGCTAAGGCATTTCCTCAAGCGGTTCCCCCCCGGAGCCGATCGCTTCGCAGGCGTGAATGTCCTGGATGGCGTCGCTGAAGGAGGTCCGGTTCTTGGCGATGCTCTGGCTTATCTGGGTTGTCGGGTGGAGCAGCGTCTGGAGGGTCCGGATCACTGGATCATCTACGCCGTGGTGGAACAGGGGAATGTGGCTGACACCGATGCCTCCACGGCCGTGCACCATCGCAAGGTTGGCAATCACTACTGA
- a CDS encoding NRAMP family divalent metal transporter, producing MASSTLRRSIGPGILLAGACIGGSHLMSSTTAGARFGFALVGLILLTNLIKYPFLRVGTRFTAATGLSLLEGFQKRNPLYLPLYLVVSLVTGTFTIAAVSFVAGLLLTNIPGLAGQDPYGLSIGVLVVSGLVLLLGHYRALDRLSKLLVVLLTLLTGLGAASLLIRGPAGDVAASWVGADPSPWTLANLAFLIPLMGWMPGPVEMCVWPSLWMFSRARDTDHTASPQEAEVDFNLGYGVTVVTALFFVVLGAYTMYGTGDGMLAGTGLSFAQKLIKLYTAAMGGWAAWVIIPAAFSAMFSTTLTCLDAYPRSIAAIQGLLRGQDRGDAAPGPQRRRYQFWVVLHLLVAVSALVVAKGGGIGVKDFVFAAMTGSFLTAPLFAWMAMDTINSSLVPDAHRYGPFMRALSWFGLVFLGGFSLLFIANAFFGLGG from the coding sequence ATGGCGTCATCGACGCTGCGACGCAGCATTGGGCCCGGGATCCTCTTGGCCGGTGCCTGCATCGGTGGATCCCATTTGATGTCGTCCACCACGGCGGGAGCCCGTTTCGGATTTGCACTGGTGGGCTTGATCCTGCTCACCAATTTGATCAAGTATCCCTTCCTTCGCGTGGGCACCCGCTTTACAGCGGCCACCGGGCTGTCTTTGTTGGAGGGCTTCCAGAAACGCAATCCGCTCTACCTGCCGCTGTACCTGGTGGTGAGCCTGGTCACCGGGACCTTCACCATCGCGGCGGTGAGTTTTGTGGCGGGGCTGCTGCTCACCAACATCCCTGGGTTGGCAGGGCAGGATCCCTACGGCCTCTCGATCGGGGTGCTGGTGGTGAGTGGCCTGGTGCTTCTGCTTGGTCATTACCGCGCTCTCGACCGACTCTCAAAGCTGCTGGTGGTGCTGCTCACCCTGCTCACCGGACTTGGGGCGGCGTCGTTGCTGATCCGCGGACCCGCTGGTGATGTCGCCGCGAGCTGGGTCGGCGCTGATCCCAGCCCCTGGACCCTGGCAAACCTGGCCTTTCTGATCCCGCTGATGGGCTGGATGCCTGGACCGGTGGAAATGTGCGTCTGGCCGTCCTTGTGGATGTTCTCCCGGGCCCGCGACACCGACCACACCGCCAGTCCGCAGGAGGCGGAGGTTGACTTTAATCTGGGCTATGGCGTCACGGTTGTGACGGCCCTGTTCTTCGTGGTTCTTGGTGCCTACACGATGTACGGCACAGGCGACGGGATGCTGGCCGGCACCGGTCTGTCCTTCGCCCAGAAGCTGATCAAGCTCTACACCGCCGCCATGGGGGGCTGGGCGGCCTGGGTGATCATCCCGGCGGCGTTCTCCGCCATGTTCAGCACCACCCTCACCTGCCTCGATGCCTACCCCCGCAGCATTGCGGCGATTCAGGGACTGCTGCGGGGGCAGGACCGTGGCGATGCAGCCCCTGGACCTCAACGGCGTCGTTACCAGTTCTGGGTTGTGTTGCATCTGCTGGTAGCCGTGTCGGCACTGGTGGTGGCCAAAGGTGGTGGCATTGGCGTCAAGGATTTTGTCTTCGCTGCAATGACGGGCAGTTTCCTGACCGCACCATTGTTCGCCTGGATGGCCATGGACACGATCAACAGCTCCCTCGTGCCCGATGCCCACCGTTATGGACCGTTCATGCGAGCCCTGTCCTGGTTCGGGTTGGTGTTTTTGGGCGGTTTCAGTCTGCTGTTCATCGCCAATGCTTTCTTCGGTCTGGGGGGTTGA
- a CDS encoding ZIP family metal transporter, translated as MDLSWLFAVAPTASVGQGTPYEAFGWAFLATASLLISAWIGSFTHPSKRITAVMLAFSAGLLISLLSYDLLEVAYETAGLVPALFGFFVGLCLFVLFNRLLQSRGVQRRCSVTHGGLRQESADDSAQTAGMSLVIGALIDGIPEAASIGISLLENRIVSLSVIISVAITNIPEGLASGAGLQRSGWRLKTILLMWGGVVLICSFTSLLSFVFLKGTGPILQGALIALAGGGVLAMTLQTVVPEAFEETHDMVSILGGSGFAIAFVLSRLLPH; from the coding sequence TTGGATCTCTCTTGGTTATTCGCTGTTGCCCCGACAGCTTCTGTCGGTCAAGGCACGCCATATGAGGCGTTTGGCTGGGCGTTTCTGGCGACGGCTTCGTTGTTGATCTCGGCCTGGATCGGGTCGTTCACCCATCCCAGCAAGCGCATCACAGCGGTGATGCTGGCCTTCAGTGCAGGGTTGTTGATCTCGCTCCTGTCCTATGACCTGCTCGAAGTGGCGTATGAAACGGCGGGACTTGTTCCAGCGTTGTTCGGCTTCTTTGTCGGTCTTTGCCTGTTTGTTCTGTTCAATCGACTGCTGCAATCCAGGGGCGTGCAACGTCGGTGTTCTGTCACCCACGGAGGACTCCGTCAGGAGTCTGCTGACGATTCCGCTCAAACAGCCGGGATGTCTTTGGTGATTGGTGCTCTGATCGATGGCATTCCCGAGGCGGCAAGCATCGGCATCTCACTGTTGGAGAACAGGATCGTGAGTCTTTCGGTGATCATCAGTGTGGCGATCACCAACATTCCTGAGGGCCTGGCCAGCGGTGCCGGACTTCAGCGTTCTGGCTGGCGCCTCAAGACAATCCTGTTGATGTGGGGTGGGGTGGTCTTGATCTGTTCGTTCACCTCGCTGCTGTCGTTCGTGTTTCTGAAAGGCACGGGCCCGATCTTGCAGGGAGCGCTGATTGCACTGGCTGGAGGTGGCGTTCTGGCCATGACGCTGCAAACCGTTGTGCCGGAGGCCTTTGAGGAAACCCATGACATGGTGAGCATCCTCGGTGGCTCCGGTTTCGCGATCGCTTTTGTGCTGTCACGACTGCTTCCCCACTGA
- a CDS encoding cadherin repeat domain-containing protein, which yields MLHPSNPEGTQTSTRPQIFVQNSRIEFRYKFSSGLKGLKQEIRLYNVDENWRKAIIPLQGGSRSINNSKREVVHSLNLKKLWQGSRDWNLPDVVLKNNKMKGYIAGQWGAPQLFFTVTIDTEHSGAKAFIDYISDKKGPLNLNPGKPVSPDSLEIHGIVKGNPEKEEKVEVFSTYKQANKTVTLHHGYAEPKSGKWDLELKKFPDGANVTHNIFARLIDPAGNHQHTDSQSVTVDTLPEAEAKILQIDGIKLKKNKLSNDTSNARPLITGTLSSKLKEGEQIEIWNKHRIWHNKVARNRFLGYATPEGKSWTFKPAKNLQSNKQYKRVYGHQPHYLTARVSNGLGKISKQNRISFAVDTNGPSIRLDSSEQLRNGLSRSPGQEKIVNSYLNDIKRRHNINPDHMLITLKARDRGNIFATPSTLKKGLEISNGTVGKVLAPQNKNVLISEKYVESLYETLEGTLFISVIPTANSNGHIKIQFQKNILKDRAGNKNNASNTLKLPFDTRTKETTPEDGLLNPIDEKTTPKDEDVKPSDNNPTPVPDDTNKPINAAKPSLKKTEATIAEDAKAGTTIIDLADSKSGKDLNADGDKLTYTIETGNDDGLFSIDPDSGVISIAAGKSLNYDTKRSHKLTVEASDGSQSGSAVITIKVTDVSGYPAPADTSPSLEAQTVQVNESIKPGDEIVDLSDESGGDTNGNGNALAYAISSGNEEQLFTINPSNGKITLSKEKVPTAKFLDYETQKSFVLGVSASAKGKTDTAQITVQVQNQTEQFNLGSPAPYSWGGGMTSPAASVTVLNPTGSV from the coding sequence ATGTTACATCCGTCAAATCCGGAGGGTACACAAACGTCAACCCGACCTCAAATCTTTGTCCAAAATAGCAGAATTGAATTCCGGTACAAGTTTTCTTCAGGACTAAAGGGATTAAAGCAGGAAATCAGGCTTTATAACGTTGACGAAAACTGGAGAAAAGCAATCATTCCACTGCAGGGCGGATCTCGAAGCATTAACAACTCAAAACGAGAAGTTGTCCATAGCCTGAACCTAAAAAAACTCTGGCAGGGATCCAGAGACTGGAATCTCCCCGACGTTGTACTAAAAAACAATAAGATGAAGGGGTACATTGCAGGCCAATGGGGCGCACCACAATTATTTTTCACTGTCACCATCGACACAGAACATTCAGGAGCCAAAGCATTTATTGACTACATTTCCGATAAAAAAGGGCCCTTAAATCTAAACCCCGGGAAGCCGGTCAGCCCAGACTCATTGGAGATTCATGGAATCGTAAAAGGAAATCCCGAAAAAGAAGAAAAAGTTGAAGTCTTCTCAACGTACAAGCAGGCCAATAAAACCGTGACACTTCATCACGGTTATGCAGAGCCCAAATCAGGCAAGTGGGATTTAGAACTGAAAAAATTCCCAGATGGAGCCAATGTCACGCACAACATTTTCGCTCGCCTAATCGATCCTGCCGGAAATCATCAACATACCGATTCCCAGTCGGTCACGGTCGATACCCTACCGGAGGCAGAGGCAAAAATCCTACAAATTGATGGCATCAAACTCAAAAAAAACAAGCTATCCAATGACACAAGCAATGCTAGACCCTTGATCACTGGAACATTAAGCAGCAAGCTCAAAGAAGGTGAACAAATCGAGATCTGGAATAAGCACAGAATATGGCATAACAAAGTAGCAAGAAACAGATTTCTGGGCTATGCCACGCCCGAAGGAAAAAGCTGGACTTTTAAGCCAGCGAAGAACCTCCAATCCAACAAACAATACAAACGCGTCTATGGACATCAGCCTCACTATCTAACCGCAAGAGTTTCGAATGGCCTTGGGAAGATTTCGAAACAAAATCGAATATCCTTCGCAGTTGACACGAACGGCCCAAGCATAAGACTGGACTCAAGCGAACAATTACGAAATGGCCTAAGTCGCTCGCCTGGCCAAGAGAAAATAGTTAACTCGTACCTGAACGATATCAAGCGCAGACATAACATCAATCCAGACCACATGCTCATAACACTCAAAGCGAGAGACCGGGGAAATATATTTGCGACACCCTCGACACTCAAGAAAGGCCTCGAAATAAGCAATGGAACAGTAGGAAAAGTTCTGGCTCCTCAAAACAAGAACGTCCTTATTTCCGAAAAGTACGTCGAATCACTTTACGAAACCCTTGAGGGCACACTCTTCATCTCAGTAATACCAACAGCCAATTCCAATGGCCATATAAAAATTCAATTCCAAAAAAACATATTAAAGGACCGAGCCGGCAATAAAAACAATGCTTCCAATACCCTGAAACTTCCTTTTGACACACGCACCAAAGAGACAACTCCTGAAGATGGATTATTAAATCCAATTGACGAGAAAACAACGCCTAAAGATGAGGATGTAAAGCCGAGTGACAACAATCCAACCCCCGTTCCAGACGATACAAACAAGCCAATTAATGCAGCCAAGCCCTCTCTGAAAAAAACCGAAGCAACGATTGCAGAGGACGCCAAGGCAGGCACAACAATCATTGATTTGGCAGACAGCAAATCCGGCAAAGACCTCAATGCCGACGGAGACAAACTCACCTACACCATCGAAACTGGCAATGACGATGGGCTATTTTCCATTGACCCCGACTCTGGCGTGATCTCGATTGCCGCAGGTAAATCACTCAATTACGACACCAAGCGATCGCACAAACTCACTGTTGAAGCCTCCGATGGATCCCAATCGGGGTCGGCTGTGATCACCATCAAGGTAACGGATGTCAGTGGCTATCCCGCTCCAGCAGACACATCTCCCTCCCTGGAAGCCCAGACGGTTCAAGTGAATGAAAGCATCAAGCCCGGCGATGAAATCGTCGACCTATCAGACGAATCAGGAGGAGATACCAACGGCAACGGCAATGCTCTTGCTTATGCCATCAGCTCGGGGAACGAGGAGCAACTGTTTACAATCAACCCCAGCAATGGCAAAATTACTCTTTCAAAAGAAAAGGTTCCAACCGCTAAGTTTCTTGATTACGAGACCCAAAAGAGCTTTGTGTTAGGTGTCAGTGCAAGCGCCAAAGGCAAAACTGATACCGCCCAGATCACCGTTCAGGTACAAAACCAGACCGAACAATTCAACCTTGGCAGCCCTGCCCCATATTCCTGGGGGGGGGGGATGACATCACCGGCAGCATCAGTAACAGTGCTAAATCCGACTGGGTCAGTTTGA